From the Tripterygium wilfordii isolate XIE 37 chromosome 6, ASM1340144v1, whole genome shotgun sequence genome, one window contains:
- the LOC119999713 gene encoding uncharacterized protein At5g48480, with translation MAQQEVQNGESEKAAVAVVFTAVKQQLLVEAPKANDAVAFYKAAFGAVELDRTTQPKRKAEQELPLILSAQLQLAGSTIIVADVEANSATTLKTGGSGCVLCLETEDVEAAVAKAVAAGAVAEGHITEGEEGACCGGRVGKLKDPYGFVWLICSPAKKCATAEA, from the exons ATGGCGCAACAGGAGGTCCAGAATGGAGAATCTGAGAAGGCAGCCGTGGCTGTGGTTTTCACTGCTGTGAAGCAGCAGTTGCTGGTGGAGGCACCTAAGGCGAACGACGCTGTTGCGTTCTACAAAGCTGCTTTTGGTGCCGTGGAGCTGGACCGCACTACCCAGCCGAAACGCAAGGCTGAGCAGGAGCTCCCTCTCATCCTGTCCGCCCAGCTCCAGCTCGCCGGCTCCACAATCATCGTCGCCGACGTTGAAGCGAACTCTGCTACTAC GCTGAAGACCGGGGGATCTGGATGTGTGCTATGCCTGGAGACTGAAGATGTGGAAGCTGCCGTCGCCAAGGCTGTTGCTGCTGGAGCTGTTGCAGAAGGCCATATTACTGAAGGTGAGGAGGGAGCGTGCTGTGGTGGGCGTGTTGGGAAGCTGAAGGATCCTTATGGCTTCGTTTGGCTCATTTGCTCACCTGCCAAGAAGTGTGCTACTGCGGAGGCGTAG
- the LOC120000373 gene encoding protein PEP-RELATED DEVELOPMENT ARRESTED 1, chloroplastic-like, whose amino-acid sequence MLQSSFSFLPSNLISTYAPNLLSLPQLFLTSKLSSRCQYHQCRLKQPREKRQLLALCSSYTVGGGFPDEGFDMPERTNSSSSSSSRTQEQKPQKLDPAQYEAILKGGEQVTSVLEEMITLLEETNTDEASEEVAVQLAAHGVIGKRVDEMESGFMMALDYMIQIAEKDQDDKRKSLLEVIKETVLSHLAKKCPPHVQVVGLLCRTPEKESRHELLRRVAAGGGVFGNKNDTKVHLPGANLNDIANQADDLLESMETQPVVPDRRLLARLVLIREEARNMMGGGILDERNDRGFKTLPESEVNFLTKLVALKPGKTVKEMIRNVMLGKDEGADNSGSEEDKTVGKRVSGGIAGRASVTGRTPRPVRPGMFLETVSKVLGGIYSGNVSGITAQHLEWVHQNTLQVLQEIAF is encoded by the exons ATGTTGCAGAGCAGCTTCAGTTTCTTGCCCTCAAATCTGATCAGCACTTATGCTCCTAATCTTCTATCGCTGCCTCAACTCTTCCTCACATCAAAACTCTCCTCTCGCTGCCAGTATCATCAGTGTCGGCTAAAACAACCCAGGGAAAAGCGGCAGTTGTTGGCACTATGTTCCAGTTATACGGTCGGAGGTGGATTTCCAGATGAGGGATTTGATATGCCAGAGAGAACaaatagtagtagtagtagtagtagtagaacCCAAGAACAAAAGCCCCAGAAATTAGACCCTGCCCAGTATGAAGCTATTCTTAAAGGAGGTGAACAGGTCACTTCTGTTCTTGAAGAGATGATCACCCTT TTGGAAGAAACAAACACGGATGAAGCATCTGAGGAGGTGGCAGTGCAATTGGCTGCACATGGAGTCATTGGGAAAAGAGTGGATGAAATGGAATCAGGGTTTATGATGGCATTAGAttatatgattcaaattgctgaaaaGGATCAGGATGACAAG CGAAAGTCATTATTGGAAGTGATCAAGGAGACTGTACTATCTCATCTTGCAAAAAAATGCCCCCCACAT GTTCAAGTGGTTGGTTTGCTCTGTAGAACTCCTGAGAAAGAAAGCAGACACGAACTACTCCGTCGTGTGGCTGCCGGTGGAGGTGTTTTTGGAAACAAGAATGACACCAAAGTCCATCTTCCTGGGGCAAATCTTAATGACATAGCTAATCAGGCAGATGATCTACTTGAA TCCATGGAAACTCAGCCAGTTGTTCCAGATCGGAGACTACTGGCAAGGCTTGTTTTGATCAGAGAGGAAGCTCGGAATATGATGGGAGGTGGAATACTGGATGAGAGAAATGATCGCGGCTTCAAGACACTTCCTGAATCAGAG GTGAATTTCTTGACCAAATTGGTAGCTTTGAAACCTGGGAAAACTGtcaaggaaatgataagaaatgTAATGCTGGGGAAGGATGAAGGTGCCGACAATTCTGGCAGTGAGGAGGATAAAACTGTGGGCAAACGAGTTTCTGGTGGAATTGCTGGAAGA GCAAGTGTTACAGGACGAACACCACGTCCTGTACGTCCTGGAATGTTTCTTGAGACTGTCTCCAAG GTCTTAGGTGGTATATACTCTGGAAATGTCTCTGGCATTACAGCGCAACATCTAGAATGG GTTCATCAAAACACACTTCAAGTTCTTCAGGAAATAGCATTTTAG
- the LOC120000372 gene encoding fimbrin-2-like, with protein MSGYVGILVSDPLLQNQFTQVELRSLKSHFMSMRRESGRLTLKELSAKMSRLKVVGENLTEEERACLIQDLYQNLDDEVDFEFFLKIYLKLQAHASARTGSDGKTNSSAFLKAATTTLLHTISESEKASYVAHINNYLADDNFLKKYLPIDPLTNDLFEIAKDGVLLCKLINVAVPGTIDERAINTKRVLNPWERNENHTLCLNSAKAIGCTVVNIGTQDFIEGRRHLVLGVISQIIKIQLLADLNLKKTPQLVELVDNSEDVEELMSLPPEKILLRWMNFQLKKTGYKKVVTNFSSDVKDGEAYAHLLNVLAPEHSNPSTLSVKDSLERARLVLEHAERMGCKRYLTAKDIVEGSPNLNLAFVAHIFQHRNGLSTQSEQISILETLPDDIQISREERSFRFWINSLGNSSYIDNVFEDLRNGWILLETLDKVSPGIVNWKAANKPPIKLPFRKVENCNQVVKIGKQLKFSLVNIAGNDIVQGNKKLILAYLWQLMRYNMLQLLKNLRLHSHGKEITDADILVWANTLVRNSGSQSRMDSFKDKRLSEGIFFLELLSAVQPRAVNWRLVTKGITDEEKKMNATYIISIARKLGCSIFLLPEDITEVNQKMILTLTASIMYWCLKNPVGEKPSGISDSESGSQVDTTSNSTIDDSASESSIEDGSI; from the exons ATGTCAGGCTACGTAGGTATTCTTGTGTCAGATCCATTGCTCCAGAACCAGTTCACTCAGGTCGAGCTTCGCAGCCTGAAGTCCCAT TTTATGAGCATGAGGAGAGAGAGCGGGAGGTTAACGCTGAAGGAGCTATCAGCAAAGATGTCGAGATTGAAAGTAGTGGGAGAGAATCTGACGGAGGAAGAGAGAGCATGTCTAATTCAAGATTTGTACCAGAATCTCGACGATGAGGTTGATTTCGAGTTCTTTTTGAAG ATTTATTTGAAGCTCCAAGCACATGCTAGTGCAAGAACTGGCAGCGATGGAAAAACTAATTCCTCAGCATTTCTCAAGGCTGCAACCACTACACTGCTTCACACAATCAGTGAATCTGAGAAGGCATCCTATGTGGCGCATATTAATAATTACCTTGCGGATGATAATTTCTTAAAGAAATACCTGCCTATTGATCCTTTGACTAATGATCTCTTTGAGATTGCAAAGGATGGGGTTCTTCTTTG TAAGCTAATTAATGTGGCAGTTCCTGGGACAATAGATGAAAGAGCTATTAACACTAAGAGAGTGCTCAATCCATGGGAAAGGAACGAAAATCATACACTATGCCTCAACTCTGCTAAGGCTATTGGATGCACTGTCGTAAATATAGGCACACAAGACTTCATCGAAGGAAGG CGGCATCTTGTGCTTGGAGTGATTTCTCAAATCATTAAG ATACAACTTCTGGCAGATCTTAATTTGAAGAAAACACCTCAGTTGGTGGAATTGGTTGACAATAGTGAg GATGTGGAAGAGTTGATGAGTTTGCCTCCAGAGAAAATCTTACTGAGGTGGATGAACTTCCAGCTAAAGAAGACCGGATACAAGAAAGTGGTCACAAATTTCTCTTCTGATGTAAAG GACGGGGAGGCTTATGCTCACCTTTTAAATGTTCTCGCCCCTGAGCACAGTAATCCATCTACATTGTCTGTAAAAGATTCTTTAGAAAGAGCAAGGTTAGTTCTAGAACATGCAGAGAGGATGGGCTGCAAGAGATACTTAACGGCAAAGGACATCGTTGAAGGTTCCCCAAACCTTAATCTTGCTTTTGTTGCGCATATCTTCCAGCACAG GAATGGACTTTCTACCCAATCAGAACAAATATCTATTCTTGAAACTTTGCCAGATGATATCCAGATTTCTAGAGAAGAGAGATCATTTCGTTTTTGGATAAATAGTCTTGGAAACTCATCATATATTGACAATGTTTTTGAAGATCTTAGAAATGG GTGGATACTACTGGAGACCCTCGATAAGGTTTCACCAGGAATTGTTAATTGGAAGGCTGCAAATAAGCCTCCTATTAAATTGCCATTCCGAAAAGTTGAAAACTGTAACCAAGTGGTCAAAATAGGAAAACAATTGAAATTTTCCCTGGTAAACATTGCTGGAAATGATATTGTTCAAggaaataagaaattaatactGG CTTATCTGTGGCAATTGATGAGATACAACATGCTCCAGCTTTTGAAGAACTTGAGGCTCCACTCCCATGGTAAAGAAATTACCGATGCCGATATTTTAGTATGGGCCAACACTCTAGTCCGCAACTCAGGAAGCCAGAGTCGCATGGATAGTTTTAAG GATAAGAGATTATCCGAAGgcatttttttccttgaacTGCTAAGTGCCGTTCAGCCCAGGGCAGTAAATTGGAGGCTTGTTACGAAAGGGATAACTG ATGAGGAGAAAAAGATGAATGCCACCTACATCATCAGCATTGCTAGGAAGCTTGGATGTTCAATATTTTTGCTTCCTGAAGATATAACTGAG GTGAATCAAAAGATGATTCTTACATTGACGGCAAGTATAATGTACTGGTGTCTGAAAAATCCTGTTGGAGAGAAACCATCCGGAATTTCCGATAGTGAGAGTGGTAGCCAAGTGGACACAACATCAAATTCAACAATAGATGACTCTGCCTCAGAGTCATCGATAGAGGATGGTAGCATATAA